A part of Desulfovibrio inopinatus DSM 10711 genomic DNA contains:
- a CDS encoding transposase yields KFEDLRKRYWKGVLWSPSYFAASCGGAPLSVMRQYIEQQRTPASRREERLSSPT; encoded by the coding sequence ACAAATTTGAGGACTTAAGAAAGAGGTATTGGAAGGGGGTGCTTTGGAGCCCAAGTTATTTTGCCGCTTCTTGTGGGGGCGCTCCTCTTTCCGTAATGAGGCAGTACATAGAACAGCAACGCACACCCGCCTCAAGGCGGGAAGAGCGCCTTTCATCCCCTACCTGA